A genome region from Vibrio tapetis subsp. tapetis includes the following:
- a CDS encoding L-cystine transporter, translating to MSVAVIANLAVFAALLFFLSLQQKKGSTLSRQVLFGLVLGSAFGLGLQLIYGEGHNAIAASLEWVNVVGRGYVGLLKMIIMPLVLVSMIAAVVKLENSGSLGKISGLTISVLLVTTMISAVVGIAVTQVFGLTAEGLTEGARETARIATLENRIGSVADLTIPQMLVSFIPTNPFADLTGSRSTSIIAVVIFGILTGIAARKVMIEKQELEAPIRTFVEAAQSIVMRLVKMIMALTPYGIAALMAKVVATSSASDILNLLGFIVASYVAIILMFVVHGILVSFVGVNPKEYFQKIWPVLTFAFTSRSSAATIPLNVEAQITKLNVPPAIANLSASFGATIGQNGCAGIYPAMLAVMVAPTVGIDPMDINFILSLIAIITISSFGIAGVGGGATFAALIVLPAMGLPVTIAALLISIEPLIDMARTALNVSGAMTAGTITSRLLKNKDKTPEQEAQQA from the coding sequence ATGTCAGTGGCTGTTATTGCGAATCTCGCTGTTTTTGCTGCCCTTCTTTTCTTTCTCAGTTTGCAGCAGAAAAAAGGCTCAACTCTTTCACGCCAAGTACTTTTTGGTTTAGTTCTCGGTAGTGCTTTTGGCCTCGGATTACAACTTATCTACGGTGAAGGCCATAACGCCATTGCCGCTAGCCTAGAATGGGTGAATGTTGTCGGCCGTGGCTATGTTGGCTTGCTTAAAATGATCATCATGCCATTGGTTTTGGTTTCTATGATTGCCGCCGTGGTTAAACTGGAAAATTCTGGTTCACTCGGGAAGATCAGCGGATTAACCATCTCTGTTTTGCTCGTCACCACGATGATTTCTGCCGTGGTTGGTATTGCGGTCACTCAAGTATTTGGTCTAACAGCAGAAGGATTAACCGAAGGCGCTCGTGAAACGGCTCGCATCGCTACGCTGGAAAACCGCATTGGTAGTGTCGCCGACTTAACGATCCCACAAATGCTAGTGAGCTTCATTCCAACCAATCCGTTTGCTGATTTAACCGGCTCACGCTCTACGTCGATTATTGCTGTTGTGATTTTCGGTATCTTGACGGGTATTGCAGCTCGTAAGGTGATGATTGAAAAGCAAGAGCTTGAAGCGCCAATTCGTACCTTTGTTGAAGCTGCGCAATCTATTGTAATGCGCCTAGTGAAGATGATCATGGCCCTCACGCCATATGGCATCGCAGCTCTTATGGCTAAAGTTGTAGCGACGTCTAGCGCGTCTGACATTCTTAACCTACTTGGCTTCATCGTAGCTTCTTACGTAGCAATCATTCTGATGTTCGTTGTTCACGGTATTTTGGTTTCGTTCGTTGGCGTAAACCCAAAAGAGTATTTCCAAAAAATCTGGCCTGTGCTGACTTTTGCATTCACGTCTCGAAGTTCAGCAGCAACGATTCCACTGAACGTAGAAGCTCAAATTACCAAGCTTAACGTACCACCAGCAATTGCTAACTTGTCGGCTTCATTTGGTGCGACGATCGGCCAAAACGGTTGTGCCGGTATCTACCCTGCTATGCTGGCTGTAATGGTCGCTCCAACCGTCGGTATCGACCCAATGGACATCAACTTTATTCTGTCTTTGATTGCCATCATTACAATCAGCTCATTCGGTATTGCCGGAGTGGGTGGCGGCGCAACCTTTGCAGCGCTTATTGTCCTACCAGCAATGGGCTTACCAGTAACAATCGCCGCACTTCTGATTTCGATTGAACCATTGATTGATATGGCCCGAACTGCGCTTAATGTATCCGGTGCGATGACAGCAGGTACGATTACGAGCCGTCTGTTAAAGAACAAAGATAAAACGCCAGAGCAAGAAGCTCAACAAGCGTAA
- a CDS encoding DUF2058 domain-containing protein: MAKLTLQEQMLKAGLVNEKKLKKAKKGAKKSRVQKREAVEAVEANKAAQLEKDKALNQQRKDEQLAREFKAQVKQLVQMNKLELKEGDIKYNFTDGTLVKSMYVESLIHTQLVKGILAIARYDGGYAVIPGVVAKKILMRDEETVIENSTAEEIPAEDDPYADFVVPDDLMW, from the coding sequence ATGGCAAAGTTAACGCTACAAGAACAAATGCTTAAAGCTGGTTTAGTCAACGAGAAGAAGCTGAAAAAAGCAAAGAAAGGTGCTAAGAAGTCTCGAGTCCAAAAGCGAGAAGCCGTCGAGGCAGTAGAAGCGAATAAAGCGGCGCAGCTTGAGAAAGACAAAGCGCTGAATCAACAACGTAAAGATGAACAGCTGGCGAGAGAGTTCAAAGCTCAAGTGAAGCAACTTGTGCAAATGAATAAGCTTGAACTAAAAGAAGGCGATATTAAGTACAACTTTACCGATGGTACATTGGTTAAGTCGATGTACGTAGAGAGCTTAATTCATACTCAATTAGTCAAGGGCATTCTTGCTATTGCACGCTATGACGGCGGCTATGCGGTTATCCCAGGCGTTGTGGCAAAGAAAATTCTGATGCGAGACGAAGAGACGGTTATCGAAAACAGCACGGCTGAAGAGATTCCAGCAGAAGATGACCCATACGCAGATTTCGTCGTACCAGATGATCTCATGTGGTAG
- a CDS encoding VOC family protein, which translates to MILNHVSVGTKNIITAVRFYDAVLATLSIQRAHYIEGVTAAYGEQFEFWVGSPNEGQASMGNGSHIAFNALNKEAVDHFYSVAIEQGGTCEGKPGFRPEYGETYYAAFVRDLDGNKIEAVAM; encoded by the coding sequence ATGATTTTAAACCACGTGTCTGTGGGCACTAAAAATATAATAACAGCAGTAAGATTCTACGATGCGGTTTTGGCAACGCTCTCTATTCAACGAGCCCACTATATTGAAGGTGTTACGGCAGCATACGGTGAACAGTTTGAATTTTGGGTCGGTAGCCCGAACGAAGGCCAAGCGTCCATGGGAAATGGTTCACATATCGCATTTAATGCTCTAAACAAAGAAGCCGTTGATCACTTTTATTCAGTTGCGATTGAACAAGGTGGCACGTGCGAAGGCAAGCCAGGTTTTCGCCCTGAATATGGTGAAACCTACTATGCTGCATTTGTTCGCGACTTAGATGGGAACAAAATTGAAGCGGTTGCAATGTGA
- a CDS encoding NAD(P)H-binding protein — MHNINQNISVMIAGASGLIGHSALVQLLSDNNVTSIHALVRRSLNMTDTKLVEHQNSTLSLTQWDDNTEPPELGLICLGTTLKDAGSKQALSHIDYDLVCQVAHAMKLVGTKRLAVVSSVGAHPHSPSHYLRCKGKMEQALRGLGFERLVIVRPGPLSGERTKPRRGEIISEKLLSLARPLLIGPFTNFRPISGDDVATAMLYSLLQTDSDFGGTTQVLDSKKMWALLNKYR; from the coding sequence ATGCATAACATTAACCAAAATATTTCCGTCATGATTGCTGGCGCCAGTGGCCTTATTGGGCACAGTGCGCTGGTTCAATTGCTGTCGGATAACAACGTCACCTCTATTCACGCGCTCGTTCGCCGCTCACTCAACATGACTGATACAAAATTAGTCGAACATCAGAACAGTACTTTGTCCCTCACTCAGTGGGATGATAATACTGAACCACCAGAATTAGGGCTTATCTGCCTTGGCACGACTCTCAAAGATGCGGGCAGCAAACAAGCACTGAGCCATATAGATTATGATCTCGTTTGCCAAGTAGCCCATGCCATGAAACTTGTTGGAACAAAAAGGTTGGCGGTTGTTTCGAGTGTCGGTGCACATCCTCATTCACCCTCTCACTATTTACGCTGCAAAGGGAAAATGGAACAAGCACTAAGAGGCTTAGGGTTTGAACGCCTTGTGATTGTAAGGCCAGGGCCACTGTCTGGAGAAAGAACCAAACCTCGCAGGGGTGAAATCATCAGTGAAAAACTGCTTTCGCTTGCTCGCCCGTTATTAATCGGCCCATTTACCAACTTTCGCCCTATCTCTGGAGACGACGTTGCAACAGCAATGCTGTATAGCCTACTTCAAACCGACAGCGACTTTGGCGGAACAACCCAAGTACTCGACAGTAAAAAAATGTGGGCATTATTAAACAAATACCGATAA
- a CDS encoding GNAT family N-acetyltransferase, which translates to MNITCEAGTIDHVIAINHQIPEFDDRTTFNYLASRLTNTCHLILIAKVDDVPVAYKIGYALSDSEFYSWLGGVVPRYRKQGIATILRENQESWAFNSGYSSISVKSMNQYPAMLQLLISSGYQINGYEDNGTKENSKIQFIKTLLPQRSI; encoded by the coding sequence ATGAACATCACCTGTGAAGCTGGGACAATAGATCACGTTATCGCGATTAACCATCAGATCCCTGAGTTTGACGATCGAACAACCTTTAACTATTTAGCATCAAGACTCACGAATACGTGCCACTTGATCTTGATCGCAAAAGTCGATGATGTCCCCGTCGCTTATAAAATTGGTTATGCACTGTCTGACAGCGAGTTTTACAGCTGGTTAGGTGGGGTTGTTCCTCGTTATAGAAAGCAGGGTATTGCGACCATATTGCGAGAGAATCAAGAATCGTGGGCTTTTAACTCCGGTTACTCGTCTATCAGCGTTAAGTCGATGAATCAATACCCGGCAATGCTTCAATTGCTTATATCGAGTGGTTATCAAATTAACGGTTATGAGGACAATGGCACAAAAGAAAATAGCAAGATCCAATTCATAAAAACGTTGTTACCTCAACGCTCTATATAA
- a CDS encoding diguanylate cyclase, giving the protein MGMTFTDTTGLDIATVQLVFEHIDTPIIVSNLARQFVYMNPAARDLFGYSNNDVVGKSTIVLYAHDSDYDKQGLRRFNAHTNYSESTDTVDYKNSDGHIFKGQLSGGAIKDQDGKPQFFVAIIKDVSNRVAAEVALNKLHTITSSRDLNFEQRVKAILNLGCEHFGLPIGIFSKIDNQKYVIQYAVHPDDALDSGLTFDLGATYCSHVYQANDVQGFNHVSHSRIATHPCFSNFGLEAYLGAPIFVDGKRFGTLNFSSPESTRSFTGQDVELVRMFAEWVGHELARNNDISALKHAHDQLKVVANTDALTQLANRGCTECILKKQVSLSLQYEKDLVVAIFDFDHFKAINDNFGHNAGDAALKYFSRLVSEFCRADDVYGRWGGEEFLAIYPNTNKAGVEILLNRLLVKLKEKGIDFEGEMIPLTVSVGVAQLIKNDNAGSLISRADNALYRAKDKGRDRIEFS; this is encoded by the coding sequence ATGGGCATGACTTTTACTGACACAACCGGGCTAGATATAGCGACCGTGCAACTGGTATTTGAACATATAGATACGCCCATCATAGTTTCAAATTTGGCGCGCCAATTCGTTTATATGAACCCAGCGGCAAGAGATTTGTTTGGATACAGTAACAACGATGTTGTGGGAAAAAGCACCATTGTTCTTTATGCCCACGACAGTGATTATGATAAACAAGGACTGCGCCGCTTTAACGCCCACACAAATTATTCAGAATCAACCGACACCGTCGATTACAAAAATTCAGATGGCCACATTTTCAAGGGTCAGTTGTCTGGTGGCGCTATCAAGGATCAAGACGGCAAACCACAATTCTTCGTAGCCATCATCAAAGATGTTTCCAATAGAGTCGCCGCCGAAGTCGCGCTTAACAAACTGCACACCATTACATCCTCACGAGACTTGAACTTTGAACAACGCGTCAAAGCCATTTTGAATTTAGGCTGTGAGCATTTCGGTTTACCTATCGGCATATTCAGTAAGATTGATAACCAAAAATACGTCATTCAATATGCCGTCCACCCTGATGACGCACTGGACAGTGGATTAACGTTTGACCTTGGGGCAACCTACTGTAGCCACGTTTACCAAGCCAATGATGTTCAAGGCTTTAACCATGTTTCACACAGCAGGATCGCCACTCATCCGTGTTTTAGTAATTTTGGGTTAGAAGCCTACTTAGGCGCTCCAATCTTTGTTGATGGAAAGAGGTTTGGCACGCTCAACTTCTCTAGCCCGGAATCTACGCGTTCTTTTACTGGGCAAGATGTTGAGTTAGTGAGAATGTTTGCCGAATGGGTTGGACATGAACTGGCAAGAAACAATGATATTAGCGCCTTAAAACACGCTCATGATCAACTAAAAGTGGTGGCGAATACCGATGCTTTAACTCAACTTGCTAATCGAGGCTGTACGGAGTGCATTCTAAAAAAACAAGTCAGCCTCTCACTCCAATACGAAAAAGATCTGGTGGTGGCGATTTTCGATTTTGATCACTTCAAAGCCATTAACGATAATTTTGGCCACAATGCCGGAGACGCTGCACTTAAATACTTCTCTCGACTTGTTTCTGAGTTTTGCCGGGCAGACGACGTCTATGGGCGCTGGGGCGGCGAAGAATTTCTCGCTATTTATCCTAATACCAACAAAGCCGGGGTCGAAATATTACTCAACCGATTACTGGTCAAGCTCAAAGAAAAAGGCATTGATTTCGAAGGTGAAATGATACCGCTAACGGTAAGTGTCGGAGTCGCTCAACTGATTAAAAATGACAATGCAGGAAGTTTAATCAGCAGGGCCGACAATGCATTGTATCGAGCAAAAGATAAAGGTCGAGATAGAATTGAGTTCAGTTAA
- a CDS encoding DUF3297 family protein: protein MTDTSKPTLPDHLAGNPRSPHHVAECFEHQIGIRLNGKERSDVEEYCISEGWVKIPSPKALDRRGQPMLITLKGTVEAYYV from the coding sequence ATGACAGACACATCTAAACCAACACTACCGGATCACCTAGCAGGTAACCCTCGTAGCCCGCATCATGTCGCTGAATGTTTTGAGCATCAAATCGGTATCCGCCTAAATGGTAAAGAGCGCTCTGATGTTGAAGAATACTGTATCAGTGAAGGCTGGGTTAAAATCCCATCACCAAAAGCGTTAGATCGCCGTGGCCAGCCAATGTTGATCACCTTAAAAGGCACAGTGGAAGCGTACTACGTTTAA